CTTCTTTGGTTTCGGGAGAACTCTTTGCTGATTGTTGGGAAGCTTTGTCACAACCCCTTCATAACTCTGAAGATCACAAAAGACTTGTGCAACTCCCGGTGTTCATGTTTTTGGAGCTTATGGAAGAGCCGTAATGATTTGCTCTTTTTTGGCAAAAGTCATCTAACAAAATCGTCATTGcaactttattaatttaaaaattttcaagtatCTTTTTTGGAGGCCCCCACTAAAGATTGTGACGTTCCAGCGTGACGATTGCACGTCTTTTCCCCGAAATGTGCCACGTCACCCAAGCAAGCATCTTAGTACTTTGACGAGTACGGAGCTTCATTCCCACGCGCTCGAGTGTACAAAATTGAAAAACTCTCGCTCTTCGACGCTCACTTGTCCATCAATCTATTCAGCACtctttggaaaaagaaagaagaaaaacataaaGGGCATTCATCGGCTACTGTTTCCACGTGGCCACTAGCTTGATGCATCTATGTGGCGTGGGATGTAGTGGAGTGTAACTCTCTTAGGGCATGAGAAGCACGTGTTGGACAACGTGTCACGGATAAAGCAGACGCGGAATCCAAACGAAATAAACCGTTCTCAGGGGACTGCTTTTGGGACAATCAAAGACATGGGCCCACTACACGATAGGTTCCCATAAGATTAATAGGGCCATATAAAAATTCCAATTTTTCTGGCatgagaaattaaaaataagttttttatgcTTTTCCGGGTCTGAGTATCGGGTTACATGTGTATGGGTCTTTAGGGTTTATTTTGTGTAAGGCTTTTCTTCATCAACCTAGAGCCCTGGCTCTTTAGGCTGTAAACTGGGCCTTGAGCCTTCTCAATCGATAAAATCTTTACCTTTGAGGAGAAAAAAAGTATTTATGACAGATAATTAGAAAGGCCAACAAAATTCCTTTATGCATACAAATCTAAAAACATAACAATCAAGTTTACATGGAATGAGTAATTCAAGCGGTGGAAATTATGAGTAATAACATTCAATCTTTGATCAGGTTAAAACAGTTACTTCTTTTTCACATGGAATGAGTAATTCAAGCGGTGGAAATTATGAGTAATAACATTCAATCTTTGATCAGGTTAAAACAGttacttctttttcttttttaactgTGAAGATGAGGTTAGAGGACCTGCTCGTTTCTTGGTAAATGCACTGGTTCTGCTTTCCATTTCTCCATCACTGTCTTCATCATCATTGTCATTGCAATTGCCTCCTCCTCTTGTAGATGGGAGAGACTCTTCAATACTTTTGGTAGCTTTTCTTTTTCCAGCTTCCAACTTGGCATGCAACTTCCTTCCAACTGGATCATTTAAGGGTCCAACTTTGGATTGACGGATAACTTTCGCACCAAGTCCAAGTCTATAAAAAACATACTGAAAATCTTTAAGACGTCTCAACGAAACAAGAAATGCAATCAAGATTATAAATTGGCTATACTCCTTACTTACCCAGAAGGACGGCCCTCCGGTTCTACTTCTGTTGCTGCATCCTCTATACCTTTACTCATGCTATTAACCCATTGTTCAGCCTGTGAATCAGTAATATCAAGCATTAAAAACATGAGGGAAGAGCAAAAGAAAGAAGCCCATTTATCCCTATTATCACGAGGAGAATCTGTAAAGAAAAGAATCATAAGTGCATAGGAAACCAAACATGGTGATTTACCAATTTCAATGCCTTGTTCAATATGACAACTTGAGGAGCTCCGGGTTTTTTCTGCGTGTCCGTGCTCATTGCTTGCTCTTCCACTGCACTGAAACAACAACCATTTCACACAGTCAATTTATCAAACACGTGGTGTTCGCTATATACAATATTCTCAATCTCAGCTAAGAgaagaggggaaaaaaaaagaagagcaaTACCTAGTAAAGAACTGCAAAATTCAAAGTCGCTCTCCGGTATAACGATAAACAAAAGCCAAAAAAGCACACTGGATGTAGCCTAAGGCGAGGACAGCAGCGAAGTAGAAAAAGTTCGATTTTTTGGTTCTTCCTCTTTGCTGGATGTATCGGCTTCCGGACAACGGCGTGTTCAGCCGATGAAGCTCATAAGAACTGGACCTTTTGCTTTCTTATTTCAGGTTCTTGAGCCCATAGGATATCAGGGCCCAGTAACCTAAATTGCTCTCACCCAACAAAAAGACAGCATGAGAGCTCCGTTTCCCATTGATTCACTTATGGGATGCGCAGAGATCAAAGGAACGAATTTATTTTTGGTCAAATCAAATAATAGAGAAATTATTTCAGTATAATAGCTAAATGTTAATCATTaatttataatgaaatttaaatgaaatcatTAATCtatcataaaattattaataatgacactaaccgttaataataataatatttaaaaattaaataataaatctctttTAAACATCAAAATGGAAACTAAATTAGTTTATAtctgatatatattatttatatcttaTATTATTATGTGTATCTAATTATTTATCTTGCTAATTAACTAATCGATAAAAAGTTTTCTATTTGCACAAAAACAATTGGAAATTAAATCAATAGTCATTTTGGGCAAGCAGTCAAAGATTCTCCTATGATGCCAAGAATCTGGTTTTGAGATAATTGCTGACTGTGATACAACATGAGCATGGGAAGGCTTCTCTGTAGGTTCAGACAACAAGAAAAATTTAGAGCTCAGGTTTAGATTTGTGAATGGgattttaaattgtaaattttgagTTCATAGTTAATGCATCACTGGCCTCTTCCTCGAGATAGTCTCAAAGTGACAGAAATTTGGTCAACTCAGGTTGATCAACATCCCATAATCAAAGCAGAGATTTCTTTTCCTCAGTGCTGGGATTGAACTTGGATTGGGGCTATCCAATACAACAAGCCTTACCACCAGGTCACCAAGCTCGTTTGCTTATTAGAATTATGGTAGATGTAAATCAGTTAAGTCACCTTTATTAAAACTAGGCTAAAAGTAAAGATAATGATCTTAAATGTTGATCTCTCTATTATTGTagagagagtttttttttttttgaagcaaTGGGCCTTTTTTGCATTAGCTCTACATAGCTTCTCCTGCCTTTCTAGGGTGGGAGGTTTCCTCTTTGAGTGAGCTTATACatagtttatttaaaaaatgacatttttattTTGGCACACGAGATGTTGGTTGTATGtagttatttttctaattttttattggTTATATGtagttatttttctaattttttgtaAGTTTATGGTTTCAGATCTATGAACTAAAAGGAACGATGGAGATCTAAAAGAAGTGAAGGGTGGTGAGTTTTATTGGAAACGACTCCCTTCTATTTTTACGATTAATTACATAGATCTAGAGGCGTTTTATTGACAATGATTGACTTAACATGATTAAGAAAGATAATCTTTCCTATTTTTCACATCTAGAGGCGTTTTTATCTTTCCTATTTTTCACATCTAGAGGCGTTTTACAATTAATTAcgtgtataattttttattattattatctcgacttttaaatattaaaattaaaatactaaattctaTTTTGAAAAACAGTTAGTAAATCGATACAAACTTCATGTTGATtaggaattaaaaaaaatcaataaaaaagaaagaaatttgatatttaaaattgagaatAAAGAAATTTGATAAATTGAAAACAGTGAAAAGCtgttaaaaaaaattggaaAAGAGGAAGCCGACCAAGGTACACAGAAAATGTATCTTATGCACACAGATTTACAGTTACAAAAGCCGACCAAGAATTATGAtggaaatgaaaattaaaaataaaaaatatataatttttttaaaacataaaaataaaaattttaaatatgtataGTGGTGAGATAACATCATAGGTACTGTaattcatttattcaaatactcATCATCAACCTCTCTCGCTACTTTGAAAAGACATTCCAATACCCAAATTTTCTTCGGTTTCAAAATCTATATCAAATCTTATATTGGtggaatattattataatatttttatatttagtgcAAGTCTATtccaattatataaattatttggcATTTGATTCAATTATTTACGATTATAAGATTAAAACTATCTATGTTTTTGACAAATCAAATGAtatgaacttttattttttatttatattttatttatattgatattttttttaaaatagaaattgaaCGAGTAAAATTTGAGAtatctcaaatttattcagatacattttacttatttatgattgtaaaattagAACAACTTATTCTTTGACAAGTcatatatataaactatttCATCTCCTATTTGTATTTctgttgagattttttttttaaataaaaataaaatttaaaatttctcaaatttattcagatgtaTTTATTATTAGACTAAATTTGTGAATgtatatatgaatatatatctGTTGAGACATAAtggtatttaataaaaattttttatatatttttttaaaaagtttaattaaacttattaaataggcctattttgtttttttgtaaTTGGAATGGGGTGGAAGCAAGGGGATAAAAAagatgaaaaacattaaaaagaaggaaaagaaaggGGGGAACTGAGGAATCAAAGGAACAGGGAGAGTGTCAGGATTTTGATGCTGAGACAGAGACTTTGAGGAATTTTCATCATCAACAACAGCAACTCACCACCATAGCCTTTCAATTCAAAATGAAACAAGAATCAAACAAAAAGCTCTATATCTTAGAGAttgatttctttctttcttctttaaaaaaaaaaaaaaaagcaaatttaGGAATCTGAATTCTCTCTCTTGTTGTCCTTTCCTTGTCAATTTCCATCATTGTTCTACAACTGGAATCATTAGTCATTTACTATCACAACTCCTTAGAGAATCTGTATTGAAGTGCAAAAGATTTGTAGGGGACATTCCATAATTGCCTTATTTTTTCTGCAGAAAAACCAgctgtaaaaataataattattaattattgctTATTTTTACAAGGATATTATTTTCCATATTTTAATTGCCTTTCCTCTTTTGCTTATTATGTAATCTATACTATACTCCCATTTAATCAGTTTATTtaacattaattattattggaattaactttcttttatatatatatatatattaattaaaaaatatttactctaaaatttaaaattaaatttaatgattttatcGATTACAAgaacttcaaaaaaaaatttatatataattatttaatctctataaaaaaatttatttaattaatattttaatttttaaaaatatattaataaatatttttattagcttttattgttaaatattttattatttaatttattttttaaaaatatctactaataaattatttaattaattttaataattaaatattttgctatttaatttttttaatataaaaaaaacttattaatttatatatttattttgtaaaaaaatctattaattagttgATTCATAATGATATGAGATTCAGAAAAAATAGGATTTATAATGGTTGGGTAAATTTGGGTGAGGAGAATGTGTCCTCTCTCCTTCATCGCTTTTCTTTATGTCTGGTAGCGACGCCTAACGACTCCTCAGCTACAGTGTCATCTGCCTCTACCATACAAGCTCGTACGTACGGAACTGTCAGACGCACTCTCTACGccaagcggccatttaattttcccGGCGTACATATAGATAAGGTTGCGAGGTGACTGGACCTGCTGTTTTTTCTCATGTCACGTTCCAGGATCGAGCTTGGTGTTGAAAAGACTGAAACCCATGGGATATCCGACCTTAAGGTTGGGTGGCCCAGACCGACTCGTTGAAGAGGCCCCATGATTTTTGAATCAGGACCGCTTTCATGGGCCAGACTTTATATCGGGACCGCTATCATGGGCCAGACTTTATATCGGGATagtgaaatccagcggtcatcattcatattaaaaagtattttattatttttttttaaccctTATCGATGAATTAAGatatgttaaatttaataaaatataatatttagatCAAACTTCAATGTCACGAGAAAATTAACGAGTCAAGATTAGTAGTTAATGAATTACtagaaatttgaaataaattaaggTTTTCTTGAAAATAGTCCGAGTATAAGGTTTTCAAAGAGATTAGTAATAACTCATTAACTATTAATTTCGGATATTTCTTGCGTCGTGTCCTATTAAATGTGATGGAGAACATCACATCAAATTATACCTCAACAAAACAATAgtggtaagaaaaaaaaaagaaaatatgaaaaaggTTTAAAAACCCTAGCTAGGTAGCTAGCTACAACTCAAAATGCAACTACAAACTTTCTTCAAAGAATGACAATCAAAAGACTTTATAAAGATTACACAGTAGTGGAAAATgatgaaaagaaattaaagtagaaaaaaaaagagactaATTTAATAGAGTCAAATCCTTTGAAATATGTAAACTTTTGGAACAaaagattataattttaagcTTTATTTGAAACTTAATAATCAAAATGTGAAATTGGCAGCTTTTGTTTGACAAGATGAAAATGATGGGCAataaagataaaagaaaaaaaattatgatttagtATTTACGGTATTAAAAGATTTATTAGGTCGTCTGCAtctatattttagattttttttagattttttttataatatttcacgagcgattaattagtaaaatttttaaaataccagtaatattttaatttataatctcATTTCATTTTTGCAGTTGTCTCTTGGGCAGGTAGCATAGTTATCCTTTTTTTCTTGTATAATCATTTCTTTTTTGCTTTTGAAATCTGCTAGCTCTTGATTTTGTGGGAACCTAACTCTTAATTATGTTTAAGTTGGCCCTTAACTTGTTTAGGGTTGGAGTTTGCATCATTAACCCTAATCACCTAAGGAAGCAACACAAGTTATGcttgatagaaaaaaaaatattttttttatattattttttattgcatattatttaatatatatctaCTTGGGTAAGTCTagtaaaattatgaattttgatattttcttaattaaaattatgaatgtTGCTTAATTTTTACTTTTGAAAGGCTGTAATCTCAGAGTAGTCAAGATTCTAAGGCAGCACCTTTGAGTACTTGCGGCTGCTAAAACAATCAATGGCTCTGTACCCTCAAGCTCAGCTTcatttcttctttatttcttttgcCTAATTaccatttcatttaaaaattctcAGCTCTAATTTCAAATTCCCATTTGCTGATTCCACTTGTTAAATTACATTTGTATATGGGAAAGTAATGGGTAAAAGTTTGCACAATAATCTAGCAGAAAGTAGAAGAAATAACAtagggagaaaagaaaagaaaagaaaagaaaagaaaagaaaagaaaagaaaagaaagttgatGAATTGTGACAACTCAATTGCTTCACTAAAAATGCTCAACTACTTCAAATGCTATTAACTACTTGATTTTGTTG
This region of Manihot esculenta cultivar AM560-2 chromosome 10, M.esculenta_v8, whole genome shotgun sequence genomic DNA includes:
- the LOC110625101 gene encoding uncharacterized protein LOC110625101 encodes the protein MSTDTQKKPGAPQVVILNKALKLAEQWVNSMSKGIEDAATEVEPEGRPSGLGLGAKVIRQSKVGPLNDPVGRKLHAKLEAGKRKATKSIEESLPSTRGGGNCNDNDDEDSDGEMESRTSAFTKKRAGPLTSSSQLKKKKK